The genomic interval CCATGGTCCCGGAGTGCGAGAGCCCAACCCAGAAGACAAAGCTGACGATATAGAACCCCCACATCACCGGAAGGTTGATCCCGGCCGCACCCATTCCGACTTTGATCTGATAACCCCAGGCAATCCCTCCCCAGATCACGATGAGCCCCAAAAATCCTACAAGCAGAAACCACTTCCAGGTGGGCGGGTTCATGGATGAGGTCAGCTCCTGCTGTATGGTCTTTGTATCCTTTGAAACCAGGTCCCTGTCATCGGACATGCTCATGTCCTCCTCCCTTGAGGTAGATCACCGAGGGATCGGTCCCCAGATCCTCGATCAGCCGGAACCTCCTGGTGCTTCGGGACAGCCGGAAGACGCGGCTTTCAGGATCGGCCATATTGCCGAAGACCATGGCCTCCGGCGGGCAGGTCTGGGCGCAGGCCGGCTGAATCTCGCCGTCACGGATGACCCTCCTCTCTTGTTTTGCCGCCTCCTTGGCCCGCCGTATCCTCTGGATACAGAAGGTGCACTTCTCCATGACCCCCTTGCTCCGGACGGTCACATCCGGATTGAGCTGCTGATTCAGCGGATCTGGGAATGACGGCTCAAAAAAATTGAAGACCCGAACCGAATAGGGGCAGTTGTTTGCGCAATACCGCGTCCCCACGCACCGGTTATAAACCTGTGCGTTCAGCCCCTCGGCATTATGGTAACTGGCATAGACCGGGCAGACCGGCTCGCACGGGGCGTTGTTGCACTGCTGGCAAAGGAGCGGGATGAACCTCGCCCGGACATTCGGATACTCCCCCTCCCAGTAGCGTTCAATCCGGATCCAGTGCATGGCGCGGCCGTAACCGCTCTTTTTCTTCCCCACGAAGGGGACGTTATTTTCCGCATGGCAGGCCACGACGCAGGCGCCGCACCCGGTGCATCGGTCCAAGTCAATGATCATGCCCCATTTGTATTTCACTGTATGCCCTTTGTTGTCTGTGTCTTTCATACTCATGTTAAGGTTCTCGTAATAGAATGGACGTTGACACGGTTTAGATCTCCATCAGTTCTCCGCGGTAGCTCCCCTCCGGATGCCCCATGACCGTAAGATTCCCTTGGTCGGAAATCCGTGTCAGACGCACCCGGGTCGCACCCCAGGCCGGCAGCCTGTTCTCCTCATCCATGATCGGCGCAAGGAGGGCGAGCGGATTGGCGCCGATATTCGAAGCGTAGCGCCCCATTCCCTGATGCCCCTGCCCCATGGGCACGGCCACCAGGTCCGGACGGATCGCCGGAAAGATCACGGCCG from Nitrospirae bacterium CG2_30_53_67 carries:
- a CDS encoding 4Fe-4S ferredoxin — protein: MKDTDNKGHTVKYKWGMIIDLDRCTGCGACVVACHAENNVPFVGKKKSGYGRAMHWIRIERYWEGEYPNVRARFIPLLCQQCNNAPCEPVCPVYASYHNAEGLNAQVYNRCVGTRYCANNCPYSVRVFNFFEPSFPDPLNQQLNPDVTVRSKGVMEKCTFCIQRIRRAKEAAKQERRVIRDGEIQPACAQTCPPEAMVFGNMADPESRVFRLSRSTRRFRLIEDLGTDPSVIYLKGGGHEHVR